One window of the Eucalyptus grandis isolate ANBG69807.140 chromosome 8, ASM1654582v1, whole genome shotgun sequence genome contains the following:
- the LOC104414493 gene encoding F-box/kelch-repeat protein At1g57790: MASTSMGRNWAELPPELLQLCSQRLCPKNLSAFRAVCRSWQSAAVKEWSDVPWLMLTDENGMPQREFFCLSCQQVHKKLLPEVMANGYFSSRGWVLTTSRDGEFHMLKNPMSRYSHIIKLPNWNKFPNIEDLPFFDVDFIRKFVLSDSPTTSPEYKVMVIYDNRQLGLWKPGEEEWTAVDSPTDERIYDVIYYKGSFVAVDFENRILRCDVDGPTPFEARVVFQMPQRLPEFKHEYPPGSLWYVNQVCLVQSTTGSLLFVSLEEHVASTITFRFLVLEIDLDTQMCTAVENLENTSLFLGHNSSFSLEVDEDHLIKPNCIYFTYVRLSSSQFFEDGGDTGMGIYHLEDGTVELHVEGKSSPLLWIEPCF; this comes from the exons ATGGCATCTACCAG TATGGGGAGAAACTGGGCAGAGCTCCCACCAGAGTTGTTACAACTATGCTCCCAGCGCCTTTGTCCGAAGAATTTATCAGCGTTCCGAGCAGTGTGCCGCTCATGGCAATCCGCTGCTGTCAAAGAGTGGAGCGATGTCCCATGGTTGATGCTCACAGACGAAAATGGGATGCCACAGCGTGAGTTTTTCTGCCTCTCATGTCAGCAGGTTCACAAAAAGCTGTTGCCAGAAGTGATGGCGAATGGATATTTCTCTTCGCGAGGTTGGGTGTTGACGACCAGCAGAGATGGGGAATTCCACATGCTAAAGAATCCCATGTCGCGTTACAGTCATATTATTAAGCTTCCCAATTGGAATAAGTTCCCCAACATCGAAGATTTGCCTTTCTTTGATGTTGACTTCATCCGTAAGTTCGTCCTATCTGATAGCCCTACTACATCTCCAGAATACAAGGTCATGGTCATCTATGACAACAGACAGTTAGGGCTTTGGAAACCCGGCGAAGAGGAGTGGACGGCAGTGGACTCCCCCACAGATGAAAGAATTTACGATGTCATATATTATAAGGGGTCCTTTGTTGCTGTCGATTTTGAGAATAGGATATTGAGGTGCGATGTTGATGGACCAACTCCATTTGAGGCTCGAGTAGTTTTCCAGATGCCGCAAAGACTCCCAGAATTCAAGCATGAGTATCCCCCAGGATCCCTTTGGTATGTGAATCAAGTGTGTCTAGTGCAATCAACAACGGGATCTCTGTTGTTTGTGTCACTAGAGGAACATGTAGCATCTACCATAACCTTTCGATTCCTTGTTCTTGAGATTGACCTGGATACTCAAATGTGCACAGCAGTTGAGAACTTGGAGAACACGTCCCTCTTCTTGGGCCAcaattcttccttctctttggaAGTCGATGAAGATCATCTCATCAAGCCgaattgcatttattttacttaCGTTCGTCTCTCATCGTCCCAGTTttttgaagatggaggagaCACAGGCATGGGAATATACCACCTCGAAGATGGTACGGTCGAGCTGCATGTTGAGGGGAAATCTTCTCCTTTGCTTTGGATCGAACCATGCTTTTAA
- the LOC104414502 gene encoding transcription factor MYB4: MVRSSCCWRAGLKKGPWTPEEDQKLFSYIQKHGHPNWRALPKHAGLLRCGKSCRLRWTNYLRPDIKRGNFSSEEEETIIKLHEMLGNRWSAIVAKLPGRTDNEIKNVWHTRLKKRVKQKQANHHPSSASASASASTSAATPALSINSSTVNDPPEPEDSNCSRPPGFESPRYARSSSPPRSSSKISCTSDPVMATAEPNYNLDVLIVDQNPTESIESVPDFWSDPISANSYVSLSSDFAGLTSSDDQAQQVEFPLDKTLNDLQFWPEFKDVPSDFGQANEAQQHEFPWDMNDRFELWSGDSNSMIDDGVDYFWYDLLVRAEGSEELPFPEIN; the protein is encoded by the exons atggtgAGATCTTCGTGCTGTTGGAGGGCGGGGCTGAAGAAAGGGCCATGGACACCTGAAGAAGACCAAAAACTCTTCTCCTACATCCAGAAGCATGGCCACCCTAACTGGCGAGCTCTTCCCAAGCATGCTG GACTGTTGAGATGTGGGAAGAGCTGCAGGCTTCGGTGGACCAACTACTTGAGGCCAGACATAAAGAGGGGCAACTTCAGCTCCGAGGAAGAGGAGACCATCATCAAGTTGCACGAAATGCTGGGAAATAG GTGGTCAGCGATTGTAGCAAAATTGCCTGGACGTACAGACAACGAGATAAAGAACGTCTGGCACACCCGCCTTAAGAAGAGAGTCAAGCAGAAACAAGCCAACCACCACCCAAGCAGCGCCTCGGCCTCGGCCTcagcctccacctccgccgccacGCCTGCCTTGTCCATCAATTCTAGCACCGTCAATGACCCGCCGGAACCAGAAGATTCGAACTGCTCAAGACCGCCCGGATTCGAGAGCCCACGGTACGCTCGAAGTTCATCACCTCCACGATCTTCTAGCAAAATTTCTTGCACCTCGGACCCTGTGATGGCCACTGCGGAACCGAACTACAACCTAGACGTCCTCATTGTTGATCAAAACCCGACCGAGTCCATCGAATCGGTCCCAGATTTCTGGTCGGATCCAATCTCAGCCAATTCCTACGTCAGCTTGTCATCGGATTTTGCGGGATTAACCAGTAGTGACGATCAAGCTCAACAGGTTGAATTTCCCTTGGACAAAACTCTTAACGACTTGCAATTTTGGCCCGAATTCAAAGACGTGCCATCAGATTTTGGCCAGGCCAATGAAGCGCAGCAACATGAATTCCCATGGGACATGAATGATCGGTTTGAACTGTGGAGTGGCGATAGCAATTCAATGATCGACGACGGGGTTGACTATTTCTGGTACGATCTTTTGGTGAGAGCTGAGGGTTCAGAAGAACTGCCGTTCCCGGAAATTAATTAG